Proteins encoded together in one Maricaulis maris window:
- a CDS encoding DNA-3-methyladenine glycosylase family protein, with protein MSLHTIVHAHLLAAAEPDFPALHAALVRLGPLELPRRSSLSFPVHLCRAISGQQISVKAAQSIWGRVEASAGEAPLLDHFHAGNAAVLRACGLSGAKTRTIITIAQTHREVGLDAERLQALSIADRTARLTEIWGVGQWTADMMNIFYFGEPDIWPDGDVAARKTLERLTSKRRKTVRTASRFKPWRSWLAYYMWAHADAPPDGVST; from the coding sequence ATGTCGCTCCACACCATCGTCCACGCTCACCTGCTTGCCGCTGCCGAGCCGGACTTCCCGGCTCTTCATGCAGCGCTGGTGCGACTGGGGCCGCTCGAGCTGCCCCGGCGCAGCAGCTTGTCATTTCCGGTCCATCTGTGCCGCGCCATTTCCGGTCAGCAGATCTCGGTGAAGGCGGCCCAAAGCATCTGGGGACGCGTCGAGGCCAGCGCGGGCGAGGCGCCTTTGCTCGACCATTTTCATGCGGGCAATGCCGCGGTTTTGCGGGCCTGCGGCCTGTCCGGTGCCAAGACCCGCACTATCATCACCATCGCGCAAACCCATCGTGAAGTCGGGCTCGATGCCGAGCGGTTGCAAGCCCTGTCGATTGCCGACCGTACCGCGCGCCTGACCGAGATCTGGGGCGTGGGTCAATGGACGGCCGACATGATGAATATCTTCTATTTCGGCGAGCCGGATATCTGGCCGGATGGTGATGTAGCCGCTCGCAAGACGCTGGAACGCCTGACCTCGAAGCGTCGCAAGACGGTGAGAACGGCATCGCGCTTCAAGCCGTGGCGGTCGTGGCTGGCTTATTACATGTGGGCCCATGCCGATGCGCCGCCCGACGGAGTGTCGACCTAG
- a CDS encoding NAD(P)H-dependent flavin oxidoreductase yields the protein MAEPDILKGKLRLPVIGAPLFIISNPDLVIAQCKAGIVGSFPSLNARPISQLDEWLDQITSELESYNRANPDNPAAPFAVNQIVHRSNNRLEEDLALCEKYKVPVIITSLGAREELNTAVTGWGGITLHDVINQKFAHKAIEKGATGLICVSAGAGGHAGALSPFGFIAETRAWFDGPILCSGAISTGGGVLAAQAMGADYAYIGSAFIATAEARAEEAYKQGIVEGSAEDIVYTNLFTGVHGNYLKKSIIDAGLNPDDLPESDPSAMNFGSGGGSKAKAWKDIWGSGQGIGSVKSVRPAADFIDQLKAEYDAAKARLIG from the coding sequence ATGGCCGAACCCGACATTCTCAAGGGAAAGCTGCGCCTGCCGGTCATCGGCGCGCCGCTCTTCATTATCTCCAATCCGGACCTGGTCATTGCCCAGTGCAAGGCGGGCATTGTCGGCTCGTTTCCGTCACTGAATGCGCGTCCGATCAGCCAGCTCGACGAGTGGCTGGACCAGATCACCTCCGAGCTGGAGAGCTATAACAGGGCCAATCCGGACAATCCGGCGGCGCCGTTCGCGGTCAACCAGATCGTCCACCGTTCCAACAACCGTCTCGAGGAAGACCTAGCCCTGTGCGAAAAGTACAAGGTGCCGGTCATCATCACCTCGCTGGGCGCACGTGAGGAGCTCAATACGGCGGTGACAGGCTGGGGCGGCATCACGCTGCACGACGTCATCAACCAGAAATTTGCCCACAAGGCGATCGAGAAGGGCGCGACCGGCCTGATCTGCGTGTCCGCCGGGGCCGGCGGTCATGCCGGCGCCCTGTCGCCGTTCGGCTTCATCGCCGAGACGCGGGCCTGGTTCGACGGTCCGATCCTGTGCTCTGGCGCCATTTCCACTGGCGGCGGCGTGCTGGCCGCCCAGGCGATGGGCGCTGACTATGCCTATATCGGCTCGGCCTTCATCGCGACCGCCGAAGCGCGGGCCGAGGAAGCCTACAAGCAGGGCATTGTCGAGGGCTCGGCCGAGGACATCGTCTACACCAACCTGTTCACCGGTGTTCACGGCAACTATCTGAAGAAGTCGATCATCGATGCCGGCCTCAACCCCGATGATCTTCCGGAAAGCGATCCGTCGGCAATGAATTTCGGCTCTGGCGGCGGCTCCAAGGCCAAGGCCTGGAAAGACATTTGGGGTTCGGGCCAGGGTATCGGTTCGGTCAAGTCCGTGCGTCCGGCGGCAGACTTTATCGATCAGCTGAAGGCCGAGTACGATGCGGCCAAGGCCCGCCTGATAGGCTGA
- a CDS encoding HAD hydrolase-like protein has product MANRYDLVIFDFDGTLADSLTWFRGALGDVIDKHNLPPICEARAEALRGLTPKQIMDELAIPAWKIPFIASDVRARAAENVDKIHLFDGIRDLIAELAGQGAELAVVSSNGETAVKAVLGEPLVGHFGQFACGAALFGKASVFRKVIKRAGTTPERTLCVGDEIRDIDAAREVGCAAGAVDWGFATPEILSAQTPDYLFSRPSQIAATLEQSQHQASRA; this is encoded by the coding sequence GTGGCAAACCGCTATGATCTGGTCATCTTCGATTTCGATGGCACGCTGGCCGACAGCCTGACCTGGTTTCGTGGGGCACTCGGGGATGTCATCGACAAGCACAACCTGCCGCCGATTTGCGAAGCACGGGCTGAAGCCCTTCGCGGCCTGACCCCGAAACAGATCATGGACGAGCTGGCCATTCCGGCCTGGAAAATCCCGTTTATCGCCTCGGATGTGCGGGCCCGTGCTGCCGAGAATGTCGACAAGATCCACCTCTTTGACGGCATTCGCGACCTGATCGCGGAGCTGGCCGGGCAGGGTGCCGAGCTGGCCGTGGTGTCCTCGAATGGCGAGACGGCCGTCAAGGCCGTGCTCGGCGAGCCGCTGGTCGGCCATTTCGGACAATTCGCTTGCGGTGCGGCTCTTTTCGGCAAAGCTTCGGTCTTCCGCAAGGTGATCAAGCGCGCAGGAACCACCCCCGAGCGGACCCTGTGCGTCGGCGATGAAATCCGTGACATCGATGCCGCGCGCGAAGTCGGCTGCGCGGCAGGGGCTGTCGACTGGGGCTTTGCCACACCGGAGATCCTGAGCGCCCAGACGCCGGACTACCTGTTCTCCCGTCCGTCACAGATCGCCGCAACGCTCGAGCAGAGCCAGCATCAGGCAAGCCGCGCCTGA
- the ald gene encoding alanine dehydrogenase: MRIGVPKEIKVREYRVGLTPNSVAEFVRHGHEVFVETAAGDGIGFTNDDYIAAGASILPDAAAVFESAEMIVKVKEPQPSETAMLKPHHTLYTYLHLAADPVQAEGLRKAGCLSIAYETVTDRDGRLPLLTPMSQVAGRMSVSVAAHCLMKAQGGRGTMLGGVPGVLPAKVVIIGGGVAGTHAAEMAIGARADVTVFDRSNRRLAELDEQFSGAVKTAYSTQAALQDAVREADVVIGAVLIPGAAAPKLVTRAMLKEMKDGAVLVDIAIDQGGCFETSRATTHDDPTYIIDGVVHYCVANMPGAYARTSTLALNNATLPLGLEIANKGTKRALNENPHLREGLTTADGEVCHQLVADDLGLPCVKPDWLNA; encoded by the coding sequence ATGCGTATCGGGGTGCCCAAGGAAATCAAAGTTCGCGAATACCGGGTCGGTCTGACACCGAACAGTGTCGCGGAATTCGTGCGCCACGGCCACGAGGTCTTTGTCGAAACCGCGGCCGGCGACGGCATCGGTTTCACCAATGACGACTATATCGCCGCCGGAGCCTCGATCCTGCCCGACGCGGCGGCCGTGTTTGAGTCGGCCGAGATGATCGTCAAGGTGAAGGAACCGCAGCCGTCCGAGACGGCGATGCTGAAGCCGCACCACACACTCTATACCTATCTCCACCTCGCCGCAGACCCGGTCCAGGCCGAAGGGCTGCGCAAGGCGGGCTGCCTGTCGATCGCCTATGAGACGGTTACCGACCGTGATGGGCGTCTGCCCCTGCTCACGCCGATGAGCCAGGTCGCGGGACGGATGTCGGTCTCGGTGGCTGCCCATTGCCTGATGAAGGCCCAGGGCGGCCGCGGCACGATGCTGGGCGGCGTTCCCGGCGTTCTGCCGGCCAAGGTTGTCATCATCGGTGGCGGTGTCGCCGGCACCCACGCGGCCGAGATGGCGATCGGTGCCCGCGCCGATGTCACGGTATTTGATCGCTCCAACCGCCGCTTGGCCGAGCTGGACGAGCAATTCTCCGGCGCGGTGAAGACCGCCTATTCGACCCAGGCCGCACTGCAGGACGCCGTGCGTGAAGCCGATGTCGTGATCGGCGCCGTATTGATCCCGGGCGCAGCCGCGCCGAAGCTGGTGACCCGCGCGATGCTGAAAGAGATGAAGGACGGCGCCGTCCTCGTCGATATCGCCATCGACCAAGGGGGCTGTTTCGAGACCTCCAGGGCGACCACGCATGACGACCCGACCTACATCATCGACGGTGTGGTTCACTACTGCGTCGCCAATATGCCGGGCGCCTATGCCCGCACCTCCACGCTGGCCCTCAACAATGCAACCCTGCCGCTCGGCCTGGAAATCGCGAACAAGGGCACCAAGCGCGCCCTTAATGAGAACCCGCACCTGCGTGAGGGCCTGACCACGGCTGACGGTGAAGTCTGCCATCAGCTGGTCGCCGATGATCTCGGCCTGCCCTGCGTCAAGCCGGACTGGCTCAACGCCTGA
- a CDS encoding Lrp/AsnC family transcriptional regulator, whose amino-acid sequence MRLDSVDIAILERLQEQGRLTNAELAERVGLSASACHRRVKALEGAGIIDRYVAILSEQALGRGITVYVQVTLDNQKRDTLVAFEKAVEHVPEVMECYLMSGDADYLVRVLVRDANDYERVHREVLSGLPGVTRLVSSFSIRRVFSRTAMPVPDEVKVV is encoded by the coding sequence TTGCGTCTTGATAGTGTTGATATCGCCATCCTCGAGCGGCTGCAGGAGCAGGGGCGCCTGACCAATGCCGAGCTGGCCGAGCGCGTTGGCCTGTCGGCTTCCGCCTGCCACCGCCGGGTCAAGGCCCTTGAGGGGGCTGGGATCATTGATCGCTATGTCGCCATCCTGTCCGAGCAGGCCCTCGGCCGCGGCATCACGGTCTATGTCCAGGTGACGCTGGACAATCAGAAGCGCGACACGCTGGTCGCCTTCGAAAAGGCGGTCGAGCACGTTCCCGAAGTGATGGAATGTTACCTGATGAGTGGCGATGCGGACTATCTTGTCCGCGTGCTGGTGCGTGATGCCAACGACTATGAGCGCGTGCACCGGGAAGTGCTGTCGGGGCTGCCGGGCGTGACCCGGCTTGTCTCCAGCTTTTCCATCCGTCGGGTGTTCTCACGCACCGCGATGCCGGTGCCGGATGAGGTGAAGGTTGTCTGA
- the queF gene encoding preQ(1) synthase — translation MTDDRYNVLGQLGTMTPLPDDPEAAQLERVANPCDAPYMTRFVCPEFTSLCPVTGAPDFAHLVIDYVPRDWIVESKSLKLYLGSFRNHGAFHEACTTGIGQRLVKELDPVWLRIGGYWYPRGGIPIDVFFATGEPPKGVWIPDQDVPGYRGRG, via the coding sequence ATGACTGATGATCGCTACAATGTGCTCGGCCAGCTGGGGACGATGACCCCGCTGCCGGATGATCCCGAAGCCGCCCAGTTGGAGCGTGTCGCCAATCCCTGCGACGCGCCCTACATGACGCGCTTCGTGTGCCCGGAATTCACCTCGCTCTGCCCGGTGACCGGCGCGCCCGATTTCGCCCATCTCGTGATCGACTATGTTCCCCGCGACTGGATCGTCGAGAGCAAGTCGCTCAAGCTGTATCTCGGCAGCTTCCGCAATCATGGCGCCTTCCACGAGGCCTGCACGACCGGGATCGGTCAGCGCCTCGTGAAGGAGCTGGACCCGGTCTGGCTGCGCATTGGTGGCTACTGGTATCCGCGCGGTGGCATCCCGATCGATGTCTTCTTTGCCACCGGGGAACCGCCCAAAGGGGTCTGGATCCCAGACCAGGACGTTCCCGGCTATCGCGGCCGGGGCTGA
- a CDS encoding OprO/OprP family phosphate-selective porin, giving the protein MTRITLMGAAAFACLASAPALAQEGGFSLSPAPRWDSADGESSFKLRGRLFIDQADVDWTSPFSGDPTDSTEFRTARLGFEIEHGPVKFVAEYDFASGDAKPNDILAAITLPRGTVRIGHFKTMNSLEEETSSRYTTFMERGIATDLFGLDRRIGVAYNWSGNGFTASVGVFGGRMDDNFAFRESDGSSATAARVTWSNVQDGTRWHVGASWRGMDYDGGTRLRVYPQAHLANRFTAIDYRTGAALGAADSSDFLGLELAAIHGPFHVHGEFAQLTLDGPASDPSFNSGFAQAGWILTGETRPYKESGGVFNRLRPESGIFSGGHGAFEIAARYDITDLGDANLGEIRATTFGANWYLDDYLRVMANYVMAEMDAATFTETSDTVQFRIQADF; this is encoded by the coding sequence ATGACAAGAATCACACTGATGGGCGCAGCCGCGTTCGCCTGCCTCGCCTCAGCCCCCGCACTGGCACAGGAGGGCGGGTTCTCGCTCTCGCCAGCGCCGCGCTGGGACAGCGCCGACGGAGAGAGCTCGTTCAAGCTGCGCGGTCGCCTGTTCATTGACCAGGCCGATGTCGACTGGACCAGCCCGTTTAGCGGCGACCCGACCGACAGCACCGAATTCCGGACGGCGCGGCTCGGTTTCGAGATCGAGCATGGCCCGGTTAAGTTCGTGGCGGAGTACGACTTCGCCAGCGGCGATGCCAAGCCCAATGACATCCTCGCTGCCATCACCCTGCCCCGGGGCACAGTGCGGATTGGCCACTTCAAGACCATGAACTCGCTCGAGGAGGAAACCTCCTCGCGCTACACCACCTTCATGGAGCGCGGGATCGCGACGGACCTGTTTGGTCTCGATCGCCGCATCGGGGTCGCTTACAACTGGTCGGGCAACGGCTTCACCGCAAGCGTCGGCGTGTTCGGCGGCCGGATGGACGACAATTTTGCGTTCCGGGAATCCGACGGATCAAGCGCGACCGCAGCCCGCGTCACCTGGTCGAACGTGCAGGACGGGACACGCTGGCATGTCGGGGCATCCTGGCGGGGCATGGACTATGATGGTGGCACCCGACTGCGGGTCTATCCGCAAGCCCATCTGGCCAACCGTTTCACAGCCATCGACTACCGTACCGGCGCGGCTCTCGGCGCCGCCGACAGTTCAGACTTCCTGGGCCTCGAGCTGGCTGCCATCCACGGCCCCTTCCATGTTCATGGCGAGTTCGCCCAACTGACACTGGATGGTCCGGCCAGCGATCCGAGCTTCAACAGCGGGTTCGCACAGGCCGGCTGGATCCTGACGGGCGAAACCCGCCCCTACAAGGAATCCGGCGGCGTGTTCAATCGCCTGCGCCCGGAGAGCGGGATTTTCAGCGGCGGCCACGGCGCGTTCGAAATTGCTGCGCGGTATGACATCACCGACCTTGGCGATGCCAATCTGGGCGAGATCCGTGCCACCACCTTCGGCGCCAACTGGTATCTGGACGACTATCTGCGGGTCATGGCGAACTATGTGATGGCCGAGATGGACGCTGCGACCTTCACGGAGACCAGCGACACAGTCCAGTTCCGGATCCAGGCCGACTTCTGA
- a CDS encoding methyl-accepting chemotaxis protein, with the protein MRGLSTLPIFARVGILGGLIAFTLISLAATLWYSDTATTRALARQSNFTEIERLSLEMEISALQMRRREKDFLLRNQARYLGLYEQAADQVAAHLEALRRLDTPADIEAAISRLESQLPRHRSVFGQVVADQTSLGLTHEEGLQGALRASVHDVEERLADFNDAELTVLMLMMRRHEKDFMLRSSARYITSFETRQGEFADLLAQRDYPAADITAITALMAAYSRDFHAWAEGQLAISETVGELSAIFAEMDPDFTLILDRAQSEGRAAAQALAEERDRIRMLTLGMVIAIAAIAGVLCWMVGRSIASPIKALTDAMGALAKGRTDGTIPATSQGGEIGLMAGAVLVFQKNQIEIDQMRAEQALADERAAEEKRRIMNEMADEFDASVGSIAKDVSSASAAMIQVADRLRDAARQSEERSSIVASAAEETSANTQAVASAAEELTSSIREINRQVTESRTLTSDAVQEADVTRTTVSGLGEAAIKIGDVVTLIQSIAEQTNLLALNATIEASRAGDAGKGFAVVASEVKALADQTAKATLEIADQIDAIQKSGDHAIAAIGSMASTIDRVSASTTAIASAIEQQDAAAREIAGSVSQAAAGTSQVTESITALSVNVRDTDAGAGEMLSAAQGVSGDAERLKDALASFLQQIRAA; encoded by the coding sequence ATGCGAGGACTAAGCACACTTCCCATTTTTGCACGTGTTGGAATCCTGGGCGGGCTGATTGCCTTCACCCTGATCTCGCTCGCGGCAACGCTCTGGTACAGCGACACGGCGACGACCCGAGCCCTCGCACGCCAAAGCAATTTCACCGAGATCGAACGCCTGTCACTGGAAATGGAAATCAGTGCGCTGCAGATGCGCCGACGCGAAAAGGACTTCCTGCTTCGCAACCAGGCCCGCTATCTCGGTCTTTACGAGCAGGCCGCTGACCAGGTCGCCGCCCATCTCGAAGCCCTGCGCCGACTCGACACACCTGCCGATATCGAGGCGGCGATCAGCCGACTGGAAAGCCAGCTCCCGCGGCACCGCTCGGTGTTTGGACAGGTGGTTGCCGACCAGACGTCGCTGGGCCTGACCCATGAGGAAGGGCTGCAAGGTGCCCTGCGAGCCTCGGTTCATGACGTTGAGGAGCGACTCGCCGACTTCAACGATGCCGAGCTGACAGTGTTGATGCTGATGATGCGGCGTCACGAAAAGGATTTCATGCTCCGCAGCAGCGCCCGCTACATCACCTCTTTCGAGACACGCCAGGGCGAGTTTGCGGACCTGCTTGCCCAGCGTGATTACCCCGCAGCCGACATCACCGCGATCACAGCGTTGATGGCAGCCTACTCACGTGATTTCCACGCATGGGCGGAAGGTCAGCTGGCGATCAGCGAAACCGTCGGCGAGCTGTCGGCCATCTTCGCTGAAATGGACCCCGACTTCACGCTCATTCTCGACCGCGCACAGAGCGAAGGCCGGGCGGCAGCCCAGGCCCTGGCCGAAGAACGCGACCGGATCCGCATGCTCACACTCGGGATGGTGATCGCCATCGCCGCGATCGCCGGGGTTTTGTGCTGGATGGTCGGACGCTCCATCGCCTCTCCGATCAAGGCCCTGACGGACGCCATGGGGGCACTCGCAAAAGGCCGGACCGACGGCACGATACCGGCGACCTCGCAAGGTGGCGAGATCGGTTTGATGGCCGGCGCCGTTCTCGTCTTCCAGAAAAACCAGATCGAGATCGACCAGATGCGGGCCGAACAGGCGCTTGCGGACGAGCGCGCCGCTGAAGAAAAGCGCCGCATCATGAACGAGATGGCCGATGAATTCGACGCCAGCGTCGGCAGCATTGCCAAGGATGTCTCGTCCGCGTCCGCGGCCATGATCCAGGTCGCTGATCGCTTGCGCGACGCTGCCCGGCAATCAGAAGAACGGTCATCCATCGTCGCCAGCGCTGCAGAGGAAACATCAGCGAACACTCAGGCGGTCGCCTCTGCCGCCGAGGAGCTGACCAGCTCTATCCGGGAGATCAATCGCCAGGTGACGGAATCCCGAACGCTGACCAGCGACGCAGTCCAGGAAGCCGACGTCACACGGACGACCGTCTCCGGTCTCGGCGAAGCCGCCATCAAGATTGGTGATGTCGTCACCCTGATCCAGTCAATCGCCGAACAGACCAACCTGTTGGCGCTCAATGCGACAATCGAGGCCTCGCGCGCCGGTGATGCCGGCAAGGGCTTCGCTGTCGTCGCCTCCGAGGTCAAGGCCCTCGCCGATCAGACCGCCAAGGCCACGCTTGAGATCGCGGACCAGATCGATGCCATCCAGAAGAGTGGTGATCACGCGATTGCCGCGATCGGCTCGATGGCTTCGACCATCGATCGCGTGTCGGCCAGCACGACTGCCATCGCCTCGGCGATCGAGCAGCAAGATGCCGCGGCGCGGGAAATCGCCGGCAGTGTCTCCCAAGCCGCTGCCGGCACCTCGCAGGTAACCGAGAGCATTACGGCCCTTTCCGTCAATGTCCGCGATACCGATGCCGGCGCCGGAGAAATGCTGTCGGCCGCCCAAGGTGTTTCTGGCGATGCCGAACGCCTCAAGGACGCTCTCGCGAGCTTCCTGCAACAGATCCGCGCTGCTTGA
- a CDS encoding nitroreductase, whose product MAEPGPSPDQVERLLGIAARVPDHGKLTPWRFMLFEGEARSDFGQILGKVFAAATPDAGEAQIAFETNRLNRAPLVIAVISNVLEKHKVPEWEQILSAGAVCQNMLIAASAMGFGAQWLTEWYAYDPQVKDALGLRSGERIAGFIYIGSVTEEPVERARPAAHIDRWDA is encoded by the coding sequence ATGGCCGAACCCGGGCCCTCGCCGGACCAGGTCGAGCGTCTGCTCGGCATTGCGGCGCGCGTCCCCGATCATGGCAAGCTGACGCCGTGGCGATTCATGCTGTTCGAGGGGGAGGCCCGGTCCGATTTCGGCCAGATCCTGGGCAAGGTGTTCGCGGCAGCGACGCCGGACGCCGGCGAGGCCCAGATTGCGTTCGAGACGAACCGGCTGAACCGGGCACCACTGGTCATTGCCGTGATTTCAAACGTTCTGGAGAAGCACAAGGTCCCCGAATGGGAGCAGATCCTCTCGGCCGGAGCTGTCTGCCAGAACATGCTGATCGCCGCATCGGCGATGGGATTCGGCGCCCAGTGGCTGACCGAGTGGTACGCCTATGACCCCCAGGTCAAGGATGCGCTCGGCCTGCGCTCGGGAGAGCGTATCGCCGGCTTCATCTACATCGGCTCGGTCACCGAAGAGCCCGTCGAACGCGCCCGCCCCGCGGCGCATATCGACCGCTGGGACGCCTAG
- a CDS encoding TetR/AcrR family transcriptional regulator, which translates to MNAEIAFEDDTPADRRRRKVREAIIDAAEAIFTSDGEEGISMRRLAEAIDYSPAAIYKYFASKDDLFTAIREMFFERLLARIHAAMEEGGETAKLCSRCMRAYIETGTEEPNHYMMAFSPSVTGKPHIHDEKEVAFEAEEKLVQMIQAGQLEGSFREVDPRVASKSVWASLHGLTMLIVSLDDFPNGMPGSEHVSLDAVIDLHTDMIMRGLTKDVS; encoded by the coding sequence ATGAACGCTGAAATCGCCTTTGAAGATGATACGCCGGCCGACCGTCGCCGCCGCAAGGTGCGTGAAGCCATCATTGATGCGGCGGAGGCAATCTTCACGTCGGATGGCGAGGAAGGTATCTCCATGCGCCGCCTGGCCGAGGCGATCGATTACTCGCCGGCGGCGATTTACAAGTATTTCGCGTCCAAGGACGATCTCTTCACGGCGATCCGGGAGATGTTCTTCGAGCGTCTGCTCGCGCGCATCCATGCGGCGATGGAAGAAGGCGGCGAGACCGCCAAGCTCTGCTCGCGCTGCATGCGGGCCTATATCGAGACCGGTACCGAGGAGCCCAATCATTACATGATGGCGTTTTCGCCGTCGGTGACCGGCAAGCCGCATATCCACGACGAAAAAGAAGTCGCTTTCGAGGCCGAGGAAAAACTGGTCCAGATGATCCAGGCCGGCCAGCTCGAAGGCTCGTTCCGCGAAGTCGATCCACGTGTCGCGTCCAAGAGTGTCTGGGCCAGCCTGCATGGACTGACCATGCTGATTGTCTCTCTGGATGACTTTCCAAACGGGATGCCGGGGTCGGAACATGTGTCCCTGGATGCAGTGATCGATCTGCACACCGACATGATCATGCGCGGGCTTACAAAGGACGTGTCATAA
- a CDS encoding efflux RND transporter periplasmic adaptor subunit yields MSLYKRPLGAGMAVGLAAFLVAILVFGVTALRAEANFVASAPPPISVSAITATYDPDARIAEFFPGLITARRQSALGFERAGRIDEVLVDVGARVVEGDVLARLDVRALEAQIAAADAQTAEAAAQTALARDTETRQAQLLERGHISQQRFDEVRTSTRAALARQNAAAAAADALRIQLDLSVVTAPFDGVVTARRGDEGAIASPGQPLLDLVELDSLEVRVGLPQSVAARYRAGDAVRFAVDSQVAPVEGHFRASSAVVDRQTRTVTAVFDLEPGQPVAAGQIVRLAVETPIGADGFWVPTAALAEGRRGLWSVYVLAPDEDGAYRLEPRVVETVRIEVERIYVRGAVEDGELLLASGLQRITPGQHVVPAGEAGRGQ; encoded by the coding sequence ATGTCTCTTTACAAACGGCCTTTGGGTGCCGGAATGGCAGTCGGCCTTGCGGCCTTCCTGGTCGCCATCCTGGTGTTCGGGGTGACGGCCTTGCGGGCCGAAGCCAACTTCGTCGCCAGCGCACCGCCGCCAATCAGCGTTTCAGCGATAACCGCGACCTATGACCCGGACGCCCGGATTGCCGAGTTCTTTCCCGGTCTGATCACCGCGCGCCGGCAAAGTGCGCTCGGTTTTGAGCGGGCAGGGCGCATTGATGAGGTTCTTGTGGATGTGGGGGCCCGTGTCGTCGAAGGTGACGTTCTGGCCCGGCTTGATGTGCGCGCTCTGGAGGCGCAGATCGCCGCGGCGGATGCCCAGACCGCCGAGGCCGCCGCCCAGACAGCCCTGGCGCGGGATACGGAGACCCGCCAGGCACAATTGCTGGAGCGCGGCCACATCTCGCAACAACGTTTCGACGAGGTTCGAACCTCGACCCGGGCCGCCCTCGCGCGTCAAAACGCGGCCGCCGCTGCTGCGGATGCCTTGCGGATCCAGCTCGATCTTTCCGTCGTCACGGCCCCCTTCGACGGTGTGGTCACAGCGCGGCGAGGGGATGAAGGCGCGATCGCGTCACCGGGGCAACCCCTGCTCGATCTGGTTGAACTGGACTCACTCGAGGTCCGTGTCGGTCTTCCGCAATCTGTTGCCGCCCGCTATCGAGCCGGGGACGCCGTGCGTTTTGCTGTCGATAGCCAGGTAGCGCCCGTGGAGGGCCATTTTCGGGCCTCCTCCGCGGTCGTGGACCGGCAGACCCGGACGGTGACGGCTGTCTTCGACCTCGAGCCGGGCCAACCGGTCGCCGCCGGTCAGATCGTCCGCCTGGCGGTGGAAACGCCGATCGGAGCCGATGGGTTCTGGGTGCCGACAGCCGCCCTTGCCGAGGGGCGCCGTGGCCTGTGGTCGGTCTATGTCCTCGCGCCCGATGAGGATGGGGCCTACCGGCTGGAACCGCGCGTCGTCGAAACTGTCCGGATCGAAGTTGAGCGCATCTATGTGCGCGGTGCCGTCGAAGACGGTGAATTGCTGCTGGCCTCCGGTCTTCAGCGGATAACGCCGGGACAGCATGTCGTGCCGGCGGGCGAGGCGGGGCGGGGCCAATGA